A genomic segment from Streptomyces antibioticus encodes:
- a CDS encoding sigma-70 family RNA polymerase sigma factor, producing the protein MKEPVYIGSNPSARPDLQHLVHEVALGDQEAFAAVYDAVAGSVLGVARAVLRDQAQSEEVAQEVLVEVWRTAPRYRPERGTAMNWILTLAHRRAVDRVRSVEAAAARDTRAALLDHQPAYDEVTEQVETRLEQEQVRRCLRTLTELQRQSVTLAYYGGLTYREVAEALALPLGTVKTRLRDGLIRLRDCLGVTA; encoded by the coding sequence GTGAAGGAACCGGTGTACATCGGCAGCAATCCATCTGCCCGACCTGATCTGCAACATCTGGTCCACGAGGTGGCGCTGGGTGATCAGGAGGCTTTCGCGGCGGTCTACGACGCCGTGGCCGGCTCCGTTCTCGGGGTCGCCCGGGCCGTTCTGCGTGATCAGGCCCAGTCGGAGGAGGTGGCGCAGGAGGTGCTGGTGGAGGTCTGGCGCACGGCCCCGCGTTACCGGCCCGAGCGGGGCACGGCCATGAACTGGATCCTCACCCTCGCCCACCGGCGGGCGGTGGACCGGGTCCGCTCCGTGGAGGCTGCGGCGGCCCGTGACACCAGGGCCGCGCTGCTCGACCATCAGCCGGCATACGACGAGGTGACCGAGCAGGTCGAAACGCGGCTGGAGCAGGAGCAGGTGAGGCGCTGCCTGCGCACCCTGACCGAACTGCAGCGTCAGTCGGTCACACTCGCCTATTACGGCGGCCTGACCTACCGGGAGGTCGCCGAAGCACTGGCGCTGCCGCTCGGAACGGTCAAGACCCGGTTGCGCGACGGGCTGATCCGACTCCGAGACTGCCTGGGGGTGACGGCATGA